The following proteins come from a genomic window of Bombyx mori chromosome 18, ASM3026992v2:
- the LOC100101154 gene encoding ecdysteroid-regulated 16 kDa protein precursor has product MLFFITAAVLLASAEAKFFKDCGSKLATVHNVTVSGCEESSSHCILKRNTDATIGLQFTPLHNIDRINTEVHGVIMNIPIPFPLPESDACKDNGLTCPLKEGTLADYKATLPILKSYPKVTVEVKWELQSEHGDLVCVLINAKLV; this is encoded by the exons atgttgtttttcatCACTGCGGCGGTGCTCTTGGCCAGTGCTGAGGCTAAATTCTTCAAGGATTGCG GGTCCAAACTAGCGACAGTCCACAACGTGACGGTGAGCGGATGCGAAGAGTCGTCCAGTCATTGTATACTGAAGAGAAACACAGACGCCACGATCGGCCTGCAGTTTACACCAC TGCACAACATCGATCGCATAAATACAGAAGTTCACGGGGTCATCATGAACATCCCGATACCGTTCCCCCTGCCGGAGTCTGACGCGTGCAAGGACAACGGGCTGACCTGCCCCCTCAAG GAGGGAACCCTGGCGGATTATAAAGCAACACTGCCTATCCTGAAGTCTTATCCTAAGGTGACAGTGGAAGTAAAGTGGGAGCTCCAAAGTGAACATGGCGACTTAGTTTGCGTTCTTATAAACGCTAAACTGGTCTAA
- the LOC101743121 gene encoding mitochondrial 2-oxodicarboxylate carrier isoform X2, translating to MSDVEKLLKQAAMQIGAGGSAGFVEVCIMHPLDLVKTRLQIQSNKSAMKPSDPHYYSGIIDCMKKMYRYEGFTSFWKGILPPILAETPKRAVKFATFEQYKKLFMFGSDTPTPLTFSLAGLGAGITEAVLVNPFEVVKVTLQSNKSLATEIPSTWSVTRQIVREHGLGSRGLNKGLTATIARNGVFNMVYFGFYHSVKGYVPEYQDPLSEFLRKVAIGFTSGVLGSCANIPFDVAKSRIQGPQPVPGVVKYSSTSGAIIMVYREEGFRALYKGLLPKVLRLGPGGAIMLVVYDYVYHFLENKFQPKSI from the exons ATGTCTGACGTtgaaaaacttttaaaacaagCAGCTATGCAAATAGGTGCCGGTGGAAGCGCGGGTTTTGTGGAAGTGTGTATTATGCACCCACTGGATTTGGTCAAGACTAGGCTTCAAATACAAAGTAACAAATCAGCAATGAAACCATCAGATCCACATTACTACAGCGGTATTATAGATTGCatgaaaaaaatgtataggTACGAAGGTTTCACCTCATTTTGGAAAGGTATTCTGCCTCCTATATTGGCAGAAACCCCTAAAAGAGCTGTTAAATTTGCAACTTTCGAACAATACAAGAAGCTTTTTATGTTCGGATCAGATACTCCTACGCCACTT ACGTTTTCTCTGGCAGGACTAGGAGCCGGAATCACGGAAGCTGTCCTAGTGAATCCATTCGAAGTTGTCAAGGTTACGCTTCAATCGAACAAGTCCTTGGCCACAGAAATTCCCAGTACGTGGTCGGTAACGCGGCAGATCGTCAGAGAACACGGCCTGGGCTCGCGAGGACTGAATAAAGGACTAACAGCCACGATAGCCAGGAACGGAGTCTTCAACATGGTGTATTTCGGATTCTATCACAGCGTCAAAGGATATGTACCGGAGTATCAG gaTCCGTTATCAGAGTTTCTGCGGAAGGTCGCCATAGGGTTCACGTCGGGGGTCCTGGGCTCGTGCGCGAATATTCCCTTCGATGTCGCGAAGAGTCGGATCCAGGGTCCTCAGCCGGTGCCGGGCGTCGTCAAGTATAGTTCCACGTCCGGCGCCATCATAATGGTCTACAGGGAGGAAGG attccGCGCTCTGTACAAGGGTTTGCTGCCGAAAGTTCTAAGGTTGGGCCCGGGAGGAGCGATAATGCTCGTCGTTTATGATTACGTATATCactttttagaaaataaatttcaaccgAAATCtatataa
- the LOC101743121 gene encoding mitochondrial 2-oxodicarboxylate carrier isoform X1, producing the protein MSDVEKLLKQAAMQIGAGGSAGFVEVCIMHPLDLVKTRLQIQSNKSAMKPSDPHYYSGIIDCMKKMYRYEGFTSFWKGILPPILAETPKRAVKFATFEQYKKLFMFGSDTPTPLTFSLAGLGAGITEAVLVNPFEVVKVTLQSNKSLATEIPSTWSVTRQIVREHGLGSRGLNKGLTATIARNGVFNMVYFGFYHSVKGYVPEYQDPLSEFLRKVAIGFTSGVLGSCANIPFDVAKSRIQGPQPVPGVVKYSSTSGAIIMVYREEGRGRNWSHECVGDYTNNRGSRALMSVEKPIQLGKPRMQRKLCIIICKCRPILAGLRIRANVSDRYNYI; encoded by the exons ATGTCTGACGTtgaaaaacttttaaaacaagCAGCTATGCAAATAGGTGCCGGTGGAAGCGCGGGTTTTGTGGAAGTGTGTATTATGCACCCACTGGATTTGGTCAAGACTAGGCTTCAAATACAAAGTAACAAATCAGCAATGAAACCATCAGATCCACATTACTACAGCGGTATTATAGATTGCatgaaaaaaatgtataggTACGAAGGTTTCACCTCATTTTGGAAAGGTATTCTGCCTCCTATATTGGCAGAAACCCCTAAAAGAGCTGTTAAATTTGCAACTTTCGAACAATACAAGAAGCTTTTTATGTTCGGATCAGATACTCCTACGCCACTT ACGTTTTCTCTGGCAGGACTAGGAGCCGGAATCACGGAAGCTGTCCTAGTGAATCCATTCGAAGTTGTCAAGGTTACGCTTCAATCGAACAAGTCCTTGGCCACAGAAATTCCCAGTACGTGGTCGGTAACGCGGCAGATCGTCAGAGAACACGGCCTGGGCTCGCGAGGACTGAATAAAGGACTAACAGCCACGATAGCCAGGAACGGAGTCTTCAACATGGTGTATTTCGGATTCTATCACAGCGTCAAAGGATATGTACCGGAGTATCAG gaTCCGTTATCAGAGTTTCTGCGGAAGGTCGCCATAGGGTTCACGTCGGGGGTCCTGGGCTCGTGCGCGAATATTCCCTTCGATGTCGCGAAGAGTCGGATCCAGGGTCCTCAGCCGGTGCCGGGCGTCGTCAAGTATAGTTCCACGTCCGGCGCCATCATAATGGTCTACAGGGAGGAAGG tcgtgggcgcaactggtcacacgaatgtgtgggagactacacgAATAATCGCGGTTCGCGTGCTTTGATGTCCGTTGAAAAACCGatacagcttggaaaaccacgaatgcagcgaaaactttgcataatcatttgcaaatgtcgtcctatacttgcgggtttgcgtattcgtgcgaatgtgagtgaccggtataactatatataa